One window of Grus americana isolate bGruAme1 chromosome 18, bGruAme1.mat, whole genome shotgun sequence genomic DNA carries:
- the CACNG1 gene encoding voltage-dependent calcium channel gamma-1 subunit: MDESKPLKVRLTFSVILVGVSLLFAAVVTDHWAVLSPKVEEYNATCEAAHFGLWRLCTKRIFMQEQGPKEKGCGPISLPGEHNCSYFKHFTPGQSSEIFEVTTQKEYSISAAAIAIFSVGFAIIGTICVLLSFRKKRDYLLKPASMFYTFAGLCIIISVEVMRQSVKRMIDSEETVWIEYSYSWSFACACASFVLLFICGITLLLIALPRFPQNPWETCMDAEPEH, from the exons ATGGACGAGAGCAAACCCCTGAAGGTCCGGCTGACGTTCTCCGTGATCCTGGTTGGCGTCTCGCTCCTGTTTGCGGCCGTAGTGACTGACCACTGGGCCGTGCTGAGCCCCAAAGTGGAGGAATATAACGCCACCTGTGAAGCGGCTCATTTCGGGCTATGGCGACTCTGTACAAAGCGGATTTTTATGCAGGAGCAAGGTCCCAAAGAGAAGGGCTGTGGGCCGATAAGCCTGCCAGGAG aacaCAACTGTTCCTACTTCAAGCACTTCACACCGGGACAGAGCTCAGAGATATTTGAAGTAACCACCCAGAAAG AATACAGCATTTCAGCTGCAGCCATTGCCATCTTCAGCGTTGGCTTTGCAATCATCGGAACAATCTGCGTCCTCTTATCCTTCAGGAAGAAGAGGGACTATCTGCTGAAGCCAGCATCCATGTTCTACACCTTTGCAG GTCTCTGCATCATCATCTCTGTTGAAGTCATGAGGCAATCCGTGAAGAGGATGATCGACAGCGAGGAGACAGTCTGGATTGAGTACAGTTACTCCTGGTCCTTCGCCTGCGCCTGCGCCTCCTTCGTCCTGCTCTTCATCTGCGGCATCACCCTCCTCCTGATCGCACTGCCTCGCTTCCCCCAGAACCCCtgggagacctgcatggatgcaGAACCAGAGCACTGA